In Gemmatimonadaceae bacterium, the following proteins share a genomic window:
- a CDS encoding PadR family transcriptional regulator yields MPRPSSLDLLQGTLDLLVLKTLTWGPAHGYAIARWIQQITGEVLTVGEGSLYPSLHRLEERGWIESEWRLSEHNRKAKFYRLTARGRQQLRAETASWGRFVDAIAKVLSTTEQPG; encoded by the coding sequence ATGCCTCGACCGTCGTCTCTCGATCTCCTCCAGGGCACGCTCGACCTCCTCGTGCTCAAGACGCTCACGTGGGGGCCGGCGCATGGGTACGCCATCGCGCGCTGGATCCAGCAGATCACCGGCGAGGTGCTCACCGTCGGCGAAGGGTCGCTCTATCCCTCCCTGCACCGGCTCGAGGAACGCGGCTGGATCGAGTCCGAGTGGCGGCTCTCGGAGCACAATCGCAAAGCGAAGTTCTACCGGCTGACCGCGCGCGGACGCCAGCAGCTGCGCGCCGAGACCGCGTCGTGGGGGCGGTTCGTCGACGCGATCGCGAAAGTCCTGAGTACCACCGAGCAACCGGGCTGA
- a CDS encoding acyltransferase family protein produces MTPDRHGFRSDIEGLRGAAILLVVAFHAGVTWLAGGFVGVDVFFVLSGYFITATLAREVAARGDVDVQSFYARRAQRLLPAFLVVFVTTMLAVAWLYAPIDQPSIASDARWIAVHAGNVLFAQSALDYHASDGNPLLHTWSLAVEQQFYLVWPFLFALIGRTYGSAGATRARMLRWVVIVGVASLGLSLWATRIAQPWAFFGMPTRIWEFALGGVVALSSLGEEAGGSRWSIDGTLIQIAGLAAIAVGVIAYHGATPYPGTAALLPALGAVGVLVGGARARDGIVSTALGAPLLRWFGRYSYAWYLWHWPLVGVGVVLDSRIGVGGKLAWSAIALVLAVLTTRYVEEPVRRGEWRWLDASRIPLAAFGATIGAVALAFTVLMAATQRASAPAQRVFADARGDLMPHDCWGSMLANPKGPCVFGDRSASTIVMLLGDSHAEHWLPAVDRIGRERGWKVVAMIKPACPVADLRDFVSRRLKREYSECGEWRREMLRRILATRPALVILSSYDHYVSKEETTPEWRVTPAAWRDALRRTYSLLSSAGLRTVVIRDVPDAGFDAPACLSRREAELPFAGPCEYDLRDALHPAAIRAQTDAARGLPRIAFVDITDRVCASARCSVVQRGNVVFRDGDHLTARFSRAEASVLAERIAAAVHSMARGD; encoded by the coding sequence ATGACGCCCGACCGTCACGGGTTCCGATCCGATATCGAAGGTCTGCGCGGCGCCGCGATTCTGCTCGTCGTGGCCTTTCACGCGGGCGTGACGTGGCTCGCCGGCGGCTTCGTCGGCGTCGACGTCTTCTTCGTCCTCTCGGGATACTTCATCACCGCGACCCTCGCGCGCGAGGTTGCCGCGCGCGGCGATGTCGACGTTCAGTCGTTCTACGCGCGGCGCGCGCAGCGCCTGCTGCCGGCGTTCCTGGTCGTTTTCGTCACGACGATGCTTGCGGTCGCGTGGCTGTACGCGCCGATCGATCAGCCGTCGATCGCGAGCGATGCGCGGTGGATCGCGGTGCACGCGGGCAACGTACTGTTCGCGCAATCGGCGTTGGACTATCACGCCTCCGACGGCAATCCGCTGCTGCACACCTGGTCGCTCGCGGTCGAGCAGCAGTTCTATCTCGTGTGGCCGTTCCTGTTCGCGCTGATTGGCCGTACCTACGGCAGCGCGGGTGCGACGCGCGCGCGGATGCTGCGCTGGGTGGTGATCGTTGGAGTTGCGTCGCTCGGGCTTTCGTTGTGGGCCACGCGTATCGCGCAGCCGTGGGCGTTCTTCGGCATGCCGACGCGGATCTGGGAGTTCGCGCTCGGCGGCGTGGTGGCGCTCTCGAGTCTTGGCGAGGAAGCGGGCGGTTCGCGTTGGTCGATCGATGGAACGTTGATTCAGATCGCGGGGCTCGCGGCAATCGCGGTTGGCGTCATCGCCTATCACGGCGCGACGCCCTATCCGGGTACGGCGGCCCTTCTTCCCGCGCTCGGTGCGGTCGGCGTGCTCGTTGGCGGCGCGCGGGCGCGCGACGGCATCGTGAGCACTGCACTGGGCGCGCCGCTGCTTCGTTGGTTCGGCCGCTATTCGTACGCATGGTACTTGTGGCATTGGCCGTTGGTGGGCGTCGGCGTCGTGCTCGACTCGAGAATTGGCGTCGGCGGTAAGCTCGCATGGTCCGCGATCGCGCTTGTGCTGGCGGTGCTCACGACGCGCTACGTCGAGGAGCCTGTTCGCCGTGGCGAGTGGCGTTGGCTCGACGCGTCACGCATCCCACTCGCCGCGTTCGGCGCGACGATCGGGGCGGTGGCACTCGCGTTCACCGTCTTGATGGCCGCGACGCAGCGTGCATCGGCGCCGGCGCAGCGCGTGTTCGCCGACGCGCGCGGCGACCTCATGCCGCACGACTGCTGGGGATCGATGCTCGCGAATCCCAAGGGACCGTGTGTGTTCGGCGATCGAAGCGCGAGCACGATCGTCATGCTCCTTGGTGACTCGCACGCCGAGCATTGGCTTCCGGCGGTCGATCGCATTGGACGAGAGCGCGGGTGGAAAGTCGTCGCGATGATCAAGCCCGCCTGTCCCGTCGCGGATCTCCGCGATTTCGTGAGTCGCCGGCTCAAGCGCGAATACTCGGAGTGCGGCGAGTGGCGTCGCGAGATGCTGCGCCGCATTCTCGCGACGCGCCCCGCGCTCGTGATTTTATCGAGCTACGACCACTACGTGTCGAAGGAAGAGACGACGCCCGAATGGCGAGTGACACCAGCGGCGTGGCGCGATGCGCTGCGTCGCACCTACTCGCTGCTTTCGTCGGCGGGGCTTCGCACCGTCGTCATTCGCGACGTACCCGACGCGGGATTCGACGCGCCGGCGTGTTTGTCGCGGCGTGAGGCGGAGTTGCCGTTCGCGGGTCCGTGCGAGTACGACTTGCGCGACGCGCTACATCCAGCCGCCATCCGCGCGCAGACGGATGCGGCGCGCGGACTGCCGCGCATCGCGTTCGTCGATATCACCGATCGCGTGTGCGCGAGCGCGCGTTGTTCAGTCGTGCAGCGCGGCAACGTCGTGTTCCGCGACGGCGATCATCTCACCGCCCGGTTCAGTCGCGCGGAGGCGTCGGTGTTGGCGGAGCGGATCGCCGCGGCCGTCCACAGTATGGCGCGCGGAGATTGA
- a CDS encoding ATP-binding protein, whose translation MAKADQVKALIRTHAEGDDERFYAIAMQVAAAAARQGHGKFAQELRDLIDQARATRAAARGQQTRAVPIVQPRGELAGLLSANYPKTRFADMTLGEGLRVRLDRVLVEQRGRARIREHGLSPMRKLLLIGPPGTGKTMTAAALAGELGLPLFSIQLDALITKFLGETAAKLRLIFDAIRETRAVYLFDEFDALGAERGAKNEVGEIRRVLNSFLQFMEQDDSDSLIIAATNHPRLLDRALLRRFDAVLRYELPSHAEAERVVQDRLALLDTSTISWQAIVDASAGLSHAELSRAAQQAAKHAILEHRSAVWTDELVQALHDRRSAHSE comes from the coding sequence ATGGCCAAGGCCGATCAGGTCAAAGCGTTAATTCGTACTCACGCGGAAGGGGATGACGAGCGCTTTTATGCGATCGCCATGCAGGTGGCGGCCGCCGCAGCTCGCCAGGGTCACGGCAAGTTTGCACAGGAACTCAGGGATCTCATAGACCAAGCGCGCGCGACTCGTGCAGCCGCACGAGGACAACAAACGCGCGCTGTTCCGATTGTTCAGCCGCGGGGCGAGTTGGCCGGATTGCTGTCGGCCAATTATCCAAAGACTCGGTTCGCTGATATGACACTGGGCGAGGGCCTTCGGGTCCGACTCGACCGAGTGTTGGTGGAACAGCGCGGTCGCGCCCGGATTCGAGAGCATGGACTTTCGCCAATGCGAAAGCTGCTTCTCATTGGACCGCCGGGAACCGGCAAGACGATGACTGCCGCCGCTCTCGCCGGCGAGTTGGGCTTGCCGCTCTTTTCGATTCAGCTCGATGCGCTGATTACGAAATTTCTCGGAGAAACCGCAGCCAAACTTCGGTTGATCTTTGACGCCATTCGTGAAACACGCGCGGTCTATCTCTTTGATGAATTCGATGCGCTAGGCGCCGAACGAGGCGCGAAGAACGAGGTCGGCGAGATCCGGCGGGTTCTCAACTCGTTCCTCCAGTTCATGGAGCAAGATGATTCCGACAGCCTGATCATCGCCGCCACCAACCATCCTCGGTTGTTAGATCGCGCGCTGCTCCGTCGATTTGATGCTGTACTTCGATACGAGTTGCCGAGTCACGCAGAGGCAGAGCGAGTAGTCCAAGACAGACTCGCCTTGCTGGATACTTCCACGATATCATGGCAAGCTATTGTTGATGCCTCTGCTGGCCTGAGCCACGCCGAGCTTTCGCGGGCGGCACAGCAAGCCGCGAAGCACGCAATTCTTGAGCACCGATCGGCTGTTTGGACTGACGAGCTTGTACAAGCGCTCCATGATCGGCGATCCGCACACAGCGAATAA
- a CDS encoding ABC transporter permease, with the protein MGGARWRRYVRPARTSLRADVDAEFAFHLEMLVNELIDAGWPPSAARAEAKRRFGPIPVVRDVCLTIDKRRRRRVALADRMHTIIQDLRYAVRGIRRAPGFSLVVALTVALGIGATTTMYSVVDGVLLRPLPYANAERLVALETRSASTQEPTVASFLEYRSWKLRTPAAFDEIGAWFQNGAVLTEGDRAEFLLGERMSASVPRMLGARPVIGRLFTDAEDDLSAPRTVVLSERFWRERFGGDRNIVGRTLQFSGQPVTVVGVFASTAASRLPTELATGRQVSFWFPLRLNAQAVPADLHFMYAMARLRDGVNFSRADAAVQTVARTLNAEHATTNGIVVAPLADDIIGNARRPLTLLLAAVALLLLIACANVANLLLARAAVRRREFAIRLAIGAGRGRLLAQLLAESIVHAVSGGTLGVGVAIGASWWLRHRLSVRLPRFELVSIDARVLTFAIAASVLTGLLFGLAPALHAAGGVGSDALRDGRGASSGGHDRVRRLLMVAEIALSFVLLVEAGLLVRSLHNVLTVPRGFDSSRMTTAGIALPPTSYPDDTRRLAFFRDLLQSLRGAPALTSVALTSSLPIEGGVNGDVNIEGRTLSGTSRPVVEKRIVSAGYFETLGSSLAAGRFFDARDVAGQQSVAIVNEAFVRKWFPNESPIGKRVEFLWGTTGLQTIVGVVADVREGSLRQPGQPAMYVPLDQRPADALSLVVRTSTDAAAVPRIIRATVKAIDPRLPVIDIRTFDDIIATDVAGPRLTTTILIVFAGVALLLAGIGLYGVVSYAVAQRIHEFGIRAALGAQRTDLMNLVWRQSASLFGVGALVGSAAAVAVGRFVAGELFGVAPTDAFTFAAVAVVLGAVTFIAASLPARRATRVDPLEALRGE; encoded by the coding sequence GTGGGCGGCGCGCGGTGGCGGCGCTACGTCCGGCCGGCGCGGACCAGTCTGCGCGCCGACGTCGACGCGGAGTTCGCGTTTCACCTCGAGATGCTCGTGAACGAGCTGATCGACGCCGGCTGGCCGCCCTCGGCGGCGCGTGCCGAAGCGAAACGGCGGTTCGGACCAATCCCGGTCGTGCGCGACGTGTGTCTCACCATCGACAAGCGGCGCCGGCGGCGCGTCGCGCTGGCGGATCGTATGCATACTATCATTCAAGATCTTCGCTACGCCGTGCGCGGGATTCGCCGCGCGCCCGGTTTCTCGCTGGTCGTTGCGCTGACCGTCGCCTTGGGCATCGGCGCCACCACGACGATGTACAGTGTAGTCGACGGCGTCTTGCTTCGGCCGCTGCCGTACGCGAACGCCGAGCGTCTCGTGGCACTCGAGACGCGCAGCGCCAGCACGCAGGAACCGACAGTGGCGTCGTTCCTCGAATATCGCAGTTGGAAGCTGCGCACGCCCGCCGCGTTCGACGAGATCGGCGCGTGGTTTCAGAACGGCGCGGTGCTCACCGAGGGCGATCGAGCCGAGTTCCTCCTCGGCGAACGCATGAGCGCGAGCGTACCGCGCATGCTCGGAGCGCGCCCGGTCATTGGGCGGTTGTTCACGGATGCGGAAGATGATCTGTCGGCGCCTCGCACCGTCGTGTTGAGCGAGCGTTTTTGGCGCGAGCGCTTCGGCGGCGATCGCAATATCGTCGGACGTACGCTGCAGTTCAGCGGACAACCCGTCACCGTCGTCGGCGTGTTCGCGTCGACAGCCGCGAGCCGCCTGCCCACCGAGCTCGCTACGGGGCGCCAAGTGAGCTTCTGGTTCCCGCTGCGACTGAACGCGCAGGCCGTCCCGGCCGACCTGCACTTCATGTACGCGATGGCGCGCCTTCGCGACGGCGTGAATTTTTCCCGGGCCGACGCGGCGGTCCAAACCGTCGCGCGCACGCTCAATGCCGAGCATGCGACGACGAATGGAATCGTCGTCGCGCCGTTGGCCGACGATATCATTGGGAACGCGCGCCGGCCGCTGACGTTGTTGTTGGCCGCCGTCGCATTGTTGCTGCTCATCGCATGCGCAAACGTCGCGAATTTGCTGCTCGCGCGCGCCGCCGTGCGCCGACGCGAGTTCGCCATTCGCCTGGCGATCGGCGCCGGTCGTGGCCGGCTTCTCGCGCAACTGCTGGCCGAAAGCATCGTGCACGCGGTATCGGGCGGTACACTCGGTGTAGGGGTGGCGATCGGGGCGTCGTGGTGGCTGCGTCACCGATTGTCGGTACGGTTGCCGCGCTTCGAGTTGGTGTCGATCGACGCGCGTGTGCTCACATTCGCGATTGCCGCCTCGGTCCTCACTGGCCTCCTGTTCGGTCTCGCGCCCGCGCTGCACGCGGCCGGCGGCGTCGGCTCGGACGCGCTCCGGGACGGGCGCGGCGCATCGTCCGGCGGCCATGATCGCGTTCGCCGTTTGCTCATGGTCGCGGAGATCGCGCTGTCGTTCGTACTGTTGGTCGAAGCCGGACTGCTCGTGCGCAGCCTGCACAACGTGCTCACGGTGCCGAGGGGATTCGATTCGTCACGCATGACGACGGCGGGGATCGCGCTGCCGCCGACGAGCTACCCCGACGACACGCGTCGCCTGGCGTTCTTTAGAGATCTATTACAATCGCTTCGTGGGGCGCCGGCCCTGACGTCCGTCGCGCTGACCAGCAGCCTGCCGATCGAGGGCGGCGTGAACGGTGATGTGAACATCGAGGGCCGCACGCTGAGCGGTACGTCGCGTCCGGTGGTCGAGAAGCGCATCGTGAGCGCGGGGTATTTTGAGACCCTCGGCAGTTCGCTCGCCGCCGGACGATTCTTCGATGCGCGCGACGTCGCCGGGCAGCAGTCGGTCGCCATCGTGAACGAAGCGTTCGTGCGAAAGTGGTTCCCGAACGAATCGCCGATCGGCAAGCGCGTGGAATTTCTCTGGGGCACCACGGGGCTGCAGACGATCGTCGGCGTCGTCGCCGACGTGCGCGAAGGCTCCCTCAGGCAGCCGGGCCAGCCGGCCATGTATGTACCGCTCGACCAGCGCCCCGCCGATGCGCTGTCTCTCGTCGTGCGAACGTCGACCGACGCCGCCGCGGTGCCGCGCATCATTCGCGCAACCGTCAAGGCGATCGATCCTCGCTTGCCCGTCATCGACATTCGCACGTTCGACGACATCATCGCGACCGACGTGGCAGGGCCACGCCTCACGACGACGATTCTGATCGTCTTCGCCGGCGTCGCGCTACTGCTTGCGGGCATTGGACTGTACGGCGTAGTGAGCTACGCGGTCGCGCAACGCATCCATGAATTCGGCATTCGCGCCGCACTCGGCGCCCAGCGCACGGATTTGATGAATCTCGTCTGGCGCCAGAGCGCTTCGCTGTTCGGCGTCGGCGCGTTGGTGGGCTCCGCGGCGGCGGTTGCGGTTGGCCGCTTCGTGGCCGGGGAGCTGTTCGGCGTCGCGCCGACGGACGCGTTCACGTTCGCCGCGGTGGCGGTGGTGCTGGGCGCTGTAACGTTCATCGCGGCGTCGCTGCCGGCCCGCCGGGCGACGCGAGTCGATCCGCTCGAGGCACTCCGCGGCGAGTAG
- a CDS encoding S8 family peptidase, producing the protein MQLESLENRRLGIELLSVQRAPEEIEGTGPSQLATVFVPDNAVKHFVSRFEEYATQVTPKKGEPKHRELVDRISSLRRATLRALWTDDPSVYPRHDERIWWEVWLRRDEGQELVRFAEFAAAARVRVAEQRLAFDDRTVILAHASPDELAISLDVLQDLAELRAAKESSAPFINSPRVEQAEWIEDLQRRTIMPPRDAPAVCILDTGVNRGHPLLAPLIDAVDATAVDAAWGSHDDGGGPGCRGHGTSMAGLAAYGDLVSLLAGNHPVRVRNRLESVKILPPTGQNEPQLYGAVTAAAVAQPEITAPRRPRVFSLAVSACDQRDRGLPTSWSSALDALAAGRTFDAADGGLRYLGEEDRGTPRLFVVSGGNVLIHDSDHLARSDVECVHDPAQAWNVLTVGAFTDKALITDPAFHGWNPLARPGELSPWSTTSVPFVQGWPTKPELVCEGGNLATDGTNIDSGLPDLCLLSTSAELNQSLFTLVDGTSPGSAEVARMAANVNVEYPGFWPETVRALVVHSARWTASMQTQFGRANGRRAKVMMLRRYGYGVPSIDRALRSARDSLTLVFQGEIHPYAKGAMREMHMHSLPWPVDALRELGAAGAQVHMRVTLSYFVEPNPSRRGWRRRHRYASHGLRFKMNEPGESQEDFSKRLNKLALEEDEERPQPERETDHWLLGEEARTRGSIHSDVWQGPASDLADCGIIGIYPVSGWWKDQPKRDRSRLGARYGLVVSIETDAVDVDVWTPVANELHIPAIEVEVPW; encoded by the coding sequence TTGCAATTAGAGTCTTTAGAAAATCGCCGCTTGGGGATTGAGCTACTGAGCGTCCAGCGAGCACCTGAAGAAATCGAAGGGACTGGACCCAGCCAGTTGGCGACAGTGTTTGTGCCAGACAACGCGGTCAAGCACTTTGTTTCCCGCTTCGAGGAGTACGCGACACAAGTAACTCCCAAGAAGGGCGAGCCGAAGCACCGCGAACTTGTCGATCGGATTTCATCGCTCCGTCGTGCCACTCTCCGGGCTCTTTGGACTGACGATCCAAGTGTCTATCCTAGACACGACGAGCGGATCTGGTGGGAAGTTTGGCTACGACGCGACGAAGGGCAGGAGCTAGTCCGTTTTGCGGAATTCGCTGCCGCTGCCAGGGTTCGCGTGGCGGAACAACGATTGGCATTCGATGATCGTACCGTCATACTTGCACATGCATCCCCGGACGAGTTAGCGATCTCGCTCGACGTCTTACAGGACCTTGCTGAGCTTCGCGCGGCTAAAGAATCCTCTGCGCCGTTCATCAATTCGCCCAGGGTCGAGCAAGCTGAATGGATCGAGGATTTGCAGCGGCGGACAATCATGCCCCCGCGCGATGCGCCCGCAGTGTGCATCCTAGATACCGGAGTGAATCGGGGCCATCCATTGCTCGCCCCACTCATCGACGCCGTCGATGCAACGGCCGTAGATGCAGCGTGGGGTTCGCACGATGATGGAGGCGGTCCAGGATGTCGCGGTCACGGTACCTCGATGGCTGGCCTAGCGGCGTATGGTGATCTCGTCTCGTTGCTCGCGGGCAATCACCCTGTTCGTGTTCGAAATCGTCTTGAATCAGTCAAGATCCTGCCACCTACGGGGCAAAACGAGCCGCAACTGTACGGTGCCGTAACTGCTGCCGCGGTTGCGCAGCCTGAGATCACCGCGCCCCGAAGGCCCCGCGTCTTTTCTTTGGCGGTCTCGGCCTGTGATCAGAGGGATCGCGGCTTACCGACGTCCTGGTCTTCCGCGCTCGATGCTCTCGCTGCCGGACGGACCTTCGATGCTGCTGACGGCGGGCTCCGTTACCTAGGGGAAGAGGATCGTGGAACGCCGCGTCTTTTCGTTGTGAGCGGCGGCAATGTTCTGATTCACGACTCAGACCACCTCGCACGAAGTGACGTCGAGTGTGTGCACGATCCGGCGCAGGCGTGGAACGTTCTGACAGTAGGTGCGTTCACTGACAAAGCGCTCATCACAGACCCAGCTTTCCATGGCTGGAATCCGTTGGCTCGCCCGGGAGAATTGTCGCCCTGGAGTACGACGTCGGTTCCTTTCGTCCAGGGTTGGCCGACGAAACCCGAACTGGTGTGCGAGGGAGGTAATCTCGCGACGGACGGTACAAACATCGATTCGGGCCTGCCTGATCTCTGTCTCCTTTCCACGTCGGCTGAGCTGAATCAGTCTCTGTTTACGCTGGTCGATGGTACCAGCCCAGGGTCTGCGGAAGTCGCGAGAATGGCTGCCAACGTGAACGTGGAGTATCCGGGCTTTTGGCCGGAAACGGTTCGTGCCCTCGTTGTCCATTCGGCGCGCTGGACCGCGTCCATGCAAACCCAGTTTGGGAGGGCGAATGGCCGGCGTGCGAAGGTGATGATGCTTCGCCGATATGGCTACGGCGTTCCTAGCATCGATCGCGCGCTGCGAAGCGCGCGCGATTCGCTAACCCTCGTTTTTCAGGGGGAGATTCATCCATACGCGAAGGGAGCCATGCGAGAAATGCATATGCATTCTCTACCATGGCCGGTCGATGCATTGCGCGAACTCGGAGCGGCAGGCGCACAAGTCCACATGCGCGTAACGCTCTCGTATTTTGTGGAACCCAATCCCAGCCGACGGGGTTGGCGTCGGCGGCACAGGTATGCGTCGCACGGCTTACGGTTCAAAATGAACGAGCCCGGTGAGTCTCAGGAAGATTTCTCGAAGAGACTCAACAAGCTGGCGCTTGAGGAGGACGAAGAGCGTCCGCAGCCGGAGCGCGAGACAGACCACTGGCTCCTGGGAGAAGAGGCTCGAACGCGCGGCTCCATTCATTCCGACGTGTGGCAGGGCCCGGCAAGCGATCTCGCGGATTGCGGAATCATCGGGATCTATCCCGTATCAGGCTGGTGGAAGGATCAGCCCAAACGCGATCGAAGCCGGTTAGGTGCACGCTACGGGTTGGTCGTGAGTATCGAGACGGATGCAGTCGATGTGGACGTTTGGACGCCTGTGGCAAATGAGCTCCACATCCCCGCGATCGAGGTAGAAGTCCCGTGGTAG
- a CDS encoding PriCT-2 domain-containing protein: MSEQPTQRRSSEVAKAWRENCVPLATWCLVHLVNRVDRWGLFRPLHRRAKSNAWILPFEENLGKHKLTPETIARHFRLQRPETTIGLFSTSPDNTSLWGSLDVDVHLEGVAPSDVLAERWERAKALSARLNDLGLRTIIEDSNGNGGYHVTCLFATAVPTERVYQLVKHVKNQVGGEEIEAFPKQPSVSEGHPGNWLRLFGRHHDGREHWSRFWDGKRWLEGQEAIDYLLAFVPNDPAILEAIDLPSASRQPAARPNADDASPSVAALRRLRLERADNYDTWIAVGQALHAVDASETQLQEWEKWSRQSKKFREGECAEKWQGFHADGGRTLDHLEAWADQDDPQRIGRKRRSDKPESEKLYELVEHTERALWRTPDGRGFATVRRRNSDEHLRIKSKPFRTWLSDAYRRAYGRVPNGGALANAIEALEAFALERGQQIEVAVRLGRVGDTIYYDLGNAEREIVEITSEGWHITKTAPIRFHRPPNHRPVPTPTRGSSVESLRALGTFRNDDDNFVLFVAWILAALRGRKPYPILIIEGEHGAAKSTHTLLARQCVDPASPPMRSAPADERSLAIAARQTHVVALDNLSIVAAWLSDALCRMSTGSGFGTRQLYTDEDEIVFDQARPLILNGITELATRSDLRDRSFKLNLPAIDEESRRTEDEVWDRVNADLPGIMGAVFDALAMALRDFRHTSISKSPRMADVARWVAAAEPALGWPRGTFVSALARSRASEVLQAIEHDAVASAIHAYAIKQRHWIGTPTALLELLTSEVSQRTQWSPEWPDTVRKFSDRVRRAIPDLRRVGVVVECGRSDARWIEITASPELPAYDPRDDGF; the protein is encoded by the coding sequence ATGTCTGAGCAACCGACTCAGCGGCGGAGCAGTGAAGTCGCGAAGGCATGGCGTGAGAACTGTGTCCCGCTCGCGACATGGTGCCTCGTCCACCTCGTGAATCGTGTCGATCGATGGGGACTGTTCCGCCCTCTCCATCGGCGCGCCAAGAGCAATGCGTGGATCCTGCCCTTCGAGGAGAATCTTGGCAAACACAAACTCACGCCGGAGACAATCGCACGCCATTTCAGGCTTCAACGCCCGGAGACCACCATCGGGCTCTTTTCGACGAGCCCCGACAACACGTCCCTCTGGGGCTCGCTGGATGTCGACGTTCACCTTGAAGGCGTCGCGCCGAGTGATGTTCTTGCGGAGCGCTGGGAACGGGCGAAAGCCCTCAGCGCCAGACTGAACGACCTGGGCCTTCGAACGATCATAGAGGACAGCAACGGCAACGGCGGCTACCATGTGACGTGCTTGTTCGCCACGGCCGTTCCGACTGAGCGTGTGTATCAACTCGTCAAGCACGTCAAGAATCAGGTGGGCGGCGAAGAAATCGAAGCATTTCCTAAACAGCCCAGCGTCTCCGAAGGCCACCCTGGCAACTGGTTGCGCCTTTTCGGTAGGCACCACGACGGGCGTGAACACTGGAGCAGATTCTGGGATGGTAAACGCTGGCTCGAAGGCCAAGAAGCCATCGACTACCTGCTCGCGTTCGTTCCGAATGATCCGGCGATCCTGGAAGCAATCGATCTGCCGTCTGCGTCACGCCAACCGGCGGCGAGACCCAACGCAGACGACGCTTCACCATCTGTCGCAGCGCTTAGGCGTCTCCGCCTTGAGCGCGCAGATAACTACGACACGTGGATTGCTGTGGGCCAGGCACTCCACGCCGTTGACGCTAGTGAGACTCAGCTACAGGAGTGGGAAAAGTGGAGTCGCCAGAGCAAAAAGTTCCGCGAGGGCGAATGCGCCGAGAAGTGGCAGGGATTTCATGCCGACGGCGGTCGGACACTCGATCACCTAGAGGCATGGGCAGATCAAGACGACCCACAACGCATCGGCCGGAAGCGTCGGAGCGACAAACCAGAATCCGAAAAGCTCTATGAGCTCGTTGAGCATACTGAGCGCGCTCTTTGGCGGACACCGGATGGTCGTGGATTCGCGACGGTCCGTCGGCGGAACAGCGATGAGCATCTACGAATAAAGAGCAAGCCGTTCCGAACATGGTTGAGTGATGCGTACCGACGTGCCTACGGACGTGTGCCGAACGGTGGTGCGCTGGCCAACGCGATTGAAGCACTCGAGGCTTTTGCTCTCGAGCGAGGACAACAAATCGAAGTTGCCGTTCGGCTTGGGCGTGTCGGCGACACGATCTACTACGACCTCGGCAACGCTGAGCGAGAGATCGTCGAGATCACGAGTGAGGGCTGGCACATCACGAAGACGGCACCCATACGCTTTCACCGACCGCCGAATCACCGTCCGGTTCCGACACCGACTCGGGGCAGCTCAGTGGAGTCTCTTCGAGCCCTTGGCACCTTCCGCAACGATGACGACAACTTCGTGTTGTTCGTCGCGTGGATTCTTGCCGCACTCAGAGGCCGCAAGCCTTATCCAATTCTCATCATCGAAGGAGAGCACGGCGCCGCGAAGTCGACGCATACGTTGCTCGCGCGGCAGTGCGTTGATCCCGCCAGCCCCCCGATGCGTTCGGCGCCGGCCGATGAACGCTCGCTTGCAATCGCGGCTCGTCAGACTCACGTCGTCGCTCTCGACAACCTCTCCATTGTGGCGGCGTGGCTGTCGGACGCGTTGTGCCGGATGTCGACAGGCAGTGGGTTCGGAACACGACAGCTGTACACGGACGAGGACGAGATCGTGTTCGATCAAGCGCGTCCTCTCATCCTGAACGGAATCACGGAACTCGCGACGCGATCGGACCTGCGGGATCGAAGTTTCAAGCTCAACCTGCCCGCCATTGATGAGGAGTCGCGGCGCACGGAAGACGAAGTCTGGGATAGGGTCAATGCGGATCTGCCAGGAATAATGGGAGCCGTGTTCGACGCCCTCGCGATGGCGCTTCGGGACTTTCGGCACACCAGCATCTCCAAGTCACCCCGAATGGCGGATGTCGCAAGATGGGTTGCGGCCGCCGAGCCCGCTTTGGGGTGGCCGCGCGGAACCTTCGTGAGCGCTCTGGCTCGGAGTCGTGCGTCGGAGGTGTTGCAGGCCATCGAGCACGACGCCGTGGCGTCGGCAATTCATGCGTACGCGATTAAGCAACGTCACTGGATTGGAACGCC
- a CDS encoding helix-turn-helix domain-containing protein: MSNTRTADGIPPLVPQDRLLTSDEVCRILSIRRLHLYELLRRGELRSVRIGRRHRFIPSDVELFIANGIQGRDTRSEEPTDV; this comes from the coding sequence ATGTCAAATACCCGCACGGCGGACGGAATTCCGCCACTCGTTCCCCAAGACCGGCTACTCACCAGCGACGAGGTGTGCCGAATCCTGAGCATTCGGCGGCTGCACCTCTACGAACTGCTTCGGCGAGGCGAGCTTCGCTCAGTGCGAATCGGTCGCCGGCACCGGTTCATTCCGTCGGACGTCGAGTTGTTCATCGCAAACGGCATTCAGGGCAGGGATACACGCTCCGAGGAGCCGACCGATGTCTGA